One region of Zootoca vivipara chromosome 7, rZooViv1.1, whole genome shotgun sequence genomic DNA includes:
- the ASXL1 gene encoding polycomb group protein ASXL1 isoform X2, giving the protein MESLHVYRSGTSPLACLNAMLHSNSRSCEGLFYKLPGRISLFTLKKDAVPWSRNLSAPEGEELDDAADAESSGSNEASTVSGDNDISLDETSSSASCSTEPQSKNVPPVRESHRAASQASKQKKKTGVMLPRVVLTPLKVNGAHMETSSGFTGRQVGGESSSSSSSSSSALSGNTAIRSRTEIGRDPPQLIRGFRKPTSGQMKRNRGDDVDFETPGSILVNTNLRALINSRTFNVLPLHFQQQLLLLLPEVDRQAGTDGLMRLSGSALNNEFFTHAAQSWRERLADGEFTHEMQVRIRQEMEKEKKTEQWKEKFFEDYYGQKLGLTCEEPQQEKAVPVNRETRAASASQEEPPRVQRGPVTRQRDRHLKKCALRCRTRASLSKLCEAEHVEAAKEPPSPEPKSPSQRDAKPEVDLCERSRVSPKPEIPPEATRIQSKVEDVVSAATALGRIPSLPQEPQDQESKEQKRKCFEQAASASFPEKKPRLEDRQSFRNTIESVHSEKPQPTKEEPKVPPIRIQLSRIKPPWVVKGQPAYQICPRIIPNTEPSSQDRNGDSASADFKACAVQGRIQREAASPATAIGGGGGPGGGGRNTDEGGGGGGSGGCRIRQSSHRPKYWRSKRTRGKCRSDLQRAQLLSFSHLEEETGFELAKANSCVQKASSPQAEGDVAFGQASSLTSLRSEGATQLAEASGSSCFGGAVAEPSLGHIATETPVGSSGQLPSDISSEQPPGAASQEGCGRKEGSEFSPSSKQSRSPVALFKGASRTEGHEHSHCSPPNCASILKETTSGTSSRTIGLESKLERGLDMTSGPNIEEHIPNPENSSIVGTEELSSQFHMAPSQLAPQRHKRETPSGLHNSSKDEASLSKPLLLSEDLKASHSSCLPPWEVLLRTGVETGGQQAKAKPSTSSSSDEETRSILSETTETASDLEAELTDESAELGQDYSKATEKGADPDRGHQEEYNRIKSESLVRTDTSLCREGLPSEAGATNTCQPQASRLQEACESSLHVDAEGQERPLVVETPKPLSIEASNPLVVQLLKGRLPLKTVLPGAHSSPNIVAAASSLNKVCSFPMERQCKSSLSQKPSRDEGLDTSGKVGNGYCAPRFPRDFPKRQCTSGPTPLPMERVEKGPEKSSGSPDQAVGTSQEPDKLGLGGATFSSCTYKNRKDSSAAVSAESVAPGNPEEKLKATGTTSLGPDQPRGGALGKKVFGSGFPCSAASRAQHPRILEPSPILGMLSHSKPLPPPKSATLGHGVQVTREDWPPKQRAHVGGGGGRGVENKKVLPCSGPAKRNVEKRKEAPPSPVELLEHLQSSPLVGNLPFFKWPRELGKGLAQPLEPSSIPSQLNIKQAFYGKLSKLQLNSAGFNYASNVPGFPKSLAGSMMQLSHKANFAASRGMSLSAQMFADSGSMEEISLKCSCSLKAMIMCKGCGAFCHDDCIGPSKLCVLCLVVR; this is encoded by the exons ATGGAATCACTGCATGTCTACAGAAG tggCACATCCCCACTGGCCTGCCTGAATGCCATGCTCCACTCCAATTCAAGGAGCTGTGAGGGGCTTTTCTACAAACTCCCTGGGCGCATCAGCCTTTTCACCCTCAAG AAAGATGCTGTGCCATGGTCCCGGAACCTGTCTGCCCCGGAAGGAGAAGAGCTGGATGATGCTGCTGATGCTGAAAGCAGTGGCTCCAACGAAGCAAGCACTGTGAGCGGCGATAATGACA taTCTCTAGATGAAACCTCATCAAGCGCCTCTTGTTCCACTGAGCCTCAGAGCAAGAATGTACCTCCTGTCCGGGAGAGCCATAGAGCAGCTTCACAG GCAAGCAAACAGAAGAAAAAGACAGGAGTGATGCTTCCTCGGGTAGTTTTGACTCCTCTGAAAGTAAATGGTGCTCATATGGAAACTTCTTCAG GGTTCACAGGGAGACAAGTTGGtggtgaaagcagcagcagcagcagcagcagctcctctgccCTGAGTGGCAACACTGCTATACGCAGCAGGACAGAAATCGGCAGGGACCCTCCACAGCTGATCCGAGGATTCCGGAAACCCACAAGTG GACAAATGAAGAGGAACCGAGGCGATGATGTAGACTTTGAGACGCCTGGCTCCATTCTCGTCAACACAAACCTGCGAGCGCTGATAAATTCCAGGACCTTCAATGTTTTGCCCCTGCACTTCCAGCAgcagctccttctccttctccctgaaGTGGACAGGCAG GCTGGGACGGATGGGCTGATGCGGCTTAGTGGGAGCGCTCTGAATAATGAGTTCTTCACCCACGCTGCCcagagctggagagagaggcTGGCTGATG gggagttTACTCATGAAATGCAGGTTCGTATAAGACAAGAaatggagaaggaaaagaaaacagaacagtGGAAGGAGAAGTTTTTTGAGGACTACTATGGGCAAAA GCTGGGCTTGACTTGTGAGGAGCCTCAGCAAGAAAAAGCAGTTCCAGTCAACAGAGAGACCAGGGCTGCCTCAGCCTCCCAAGAGGAACCTCCAAGGGTGCAGCGTGGCCCTGTCACCCGGCAGCGAGACAGACACTTGAAGAAGTGTGCCCTCCGGTGCAGAACCCGGGCGAGCCTGAGCAAACTGTGCGAGGCAGAGCATGTGGAGGCTGCCAAAGAGCCACCGTCCCCAGAGCCGAAGTCCCCCAGTCAGAGGGACGCGAAGCCAGAAGTGGACTTGTGTGAAAGGAGCCGGGTGTCTCCAAAACCGGAGATTCCGCCTGAGGCAACCAGGATCCAGAGCAAGGTGGAAGATGTGGTGTCGGCAGCCACGGCGTTGGGGAGAATCCCCAGCCTGCCCCAGGAGCCACAAGACCAGGAGTCCAAGGAGCAGAAGAGAAAGTGCTTTGAGCAGGCTGCCTCTGCCTCCTTCCCCGAGAAGAAGCCCCGGCTTGAAGATCGTCAGTCCTTTCGTAACACAATTGAAAGTGTTCACTCAGAAAAGCCACAGCCCACCAAAGAGGAACCCAAAGTCCCACCCATCCGG ATTCAACTTTCCCGCATCAAACCCCCCTGGGTGGTTAAAGGTCAGCCAGCCTACCAGATATGTCCTAGGATTATCCCCAATACAGAACCCTCCAGCCAAGACAGAAACGGGGACTCAGCCTCTGCTGACTTTAAGGCCTGTGCTGTGCAAGGCAGGATCCAGCGAGAGGCTGCTTCTCCTGCCACCGCcattggaggtgggggtgggccgGGAGGAGGTGGAAGGAACACGGATgaaggcggtggtggtggtggcagcggcggctgcaGGATCCGGCAGTCCAGTCACCGCCCCAAATACTGGAGATCGAAGAGAACTCGTGGGAAGTGCAGGTCAGATTTACAGCGAGCACAGCTACTGTCGTTTTCACACCTAGAAGAGGAGACCGGCTTTGAGCTGGCCAAAGCGAACTCTTGCGTGCAAAAGGCCTCTTCCCCACAGGCTGAGGGAGATGTTGCGTTTGGGCAGGCCTCCAGCCTGACTTCACTTCGGTCTGAAGGTGCTACCCAGCTTGCAGAAGCTTCCGGGAGCAGCTGCTTTGGAGGCGCTGTGGCCGAGCCGTCTCTTGGTCACATAGCCACGGAGACGCCAGTGGGcagctctgggcagctcccaagtgATATAAGTAGTGAACAGCCTCCAGGTGCTGCTTCCCAAGAGGGATgtggtaggaaggaaggaagtgaatTTTCTCCAAGCAGCAAACAAAGCCGTTCTCCAGTGGCTCTCTTCAAAGGTGCAAGTAGAACAGAAGGGCATGAGCACAGCCACTGTTCCCCTCCAAATTGTGCCTCTATTCTGAAAGAAACCACCTCTGGCACTTCTAGCCGTACCATTGGTCTGGAGAGCAAACTGGAAAGGGGGCTAGATATGACATCTGGCCCAAACATAGAGGAGCATATCCCTAATCCAGAGAACTCCAGCATTGTCGGGACAGAGGAACTCTCCTCACAGTTCCACATGGCCCCAAGCCAGCTGGCCCCACAGCGGCACAAAAGAGAAACGCCAAGCGGGCTACACAACTCCAGCAAGGATGAAGCTTCTCTGTCGAAGCCATTGCTGCTGTCTGAAGACTTAAAGGCTTCCCACAGCAGTTGCCTTCCCCCGTGGGAGGTGTTGCTGAGGACAGGAGTGGAGACAGGCGGACAGCAGGCGAAGGCCAAGCCAAGCACCAGCTCCTCCAGTGACGAGGAAACCAGGAGCATTCTGAGTGAGACAACGGAGACGGCATCTGACTTGGAAGCTGAGCTGACGGACGAGAGTGCAGAGTTGGGGCAGGACTACAGCAAAGCTACCGAGAAAGGGGCTGATCCTGACAGGGGCCACCAGGAGGAATAtaacaggatcaaatcagaaagtttGGTTAGAACTGACACTTCCTTGTGCAGGGAGGGCTTGCCGTCAGAAGCAGGGGCCACCAACACCTGTCAGCCGCAGGCATCTCGTCTGCAGGAAGCTTGTGAATCTTCCCTCCATGTTGATGCAGAAGGCCAGGAAAGACCTCTGGTGGTGGAGACCCCCAAGCCTCTGTCTATAGAAGCAAGCAACCCTCTGGTGGTTCAGTTGCTCAAGGGGCGACTGCCTCTCAAAACAGTTCTTCCAGGGGCTCATAGCAGCCCTAACATAGTAGCTGCAGCCTCCTCTCTGAACAAAGTTTGCTCTTTCCCAATGGAGAGGCAGTGCAAGAGTTCCCTTTCCCAAAAGCCCTCTAGGGATGAGGGGTTGGACACAAGTGGCAAAGTCGGCAATGGATACTGTGCACCGAGGTTTCCGAGGGACTTCCCCAAGAGGCAGTGCACTTCTGGCCCAACACCTTTGCCTATGGAGAGGGTAGAGAAGGGACCAGAGAAAAGCTCAGGCTCTCCAGATCAAGCAGTGGGTACTTCCCAGGAACCTGATAAGCTGGGCCTGGGAGGAGCAACATTCTCTTCCTGCACTTACAAAAATCGAAAAGATTCCTCTGCTGCTGTCTCTGCAGAATCTGTTGCCCCTGGGAACCCAGAAGAGAAGCTGAAAGCAACCGGCACAACCTCTCTGGGTCCAGATCAACCAAGAGGAGGAGCTCTTGGGAAGAAGGTCTTTGGCTCTGGCTTCCCCTGCAGTGCAGCCTCCAGAGCCCAGCACCCCAGAATCCTGGAACCCTCCCCCATCCTGGGCATGCTTTCACACAGTAAGCCACTGCCGCCCCCCAAGAGTGCCACGCTTGGACATGGCGTGCAAGTCACAAGGGAAGACTGGCCTCCGAAGCAGCGTGCGCATGttggaggaggtggtggcagaGGAGTGGAGAACAAGAAGGTCCTGCCATGCTCTGGCCCAGCCAAGAGGAACgtggagaagaggaaggaggcccCTCCAAGTCCTGTGGAGCTGCTGGAGCACCTGCAAAGTAGCCCTCTTGTTGGGAACTTGCCCTTTTTCAAGTGGCCAAGGGAACTGGGGAAGGGACTTGCCCAACCCCTGGAGCCTTCCTCCATCCCTTCCCAGCTCAACATCAAGCAGGCATTTTACGGGAAGCTTTCAAAGCTGCAGCTGAATTCTGCTGGCTTTAATTACGCCTCCAACGTGCCAGGCTTCCCCAAGAGCCTTGCAGGAAGTATGATGCAGCTAAGCCACAAAGCGAACTTTGCCGCGTCCCGTGGCATGTCCCTCTCTGCACAGATGTTTGCCGATAGCGGCAGCATGGAAGAGATTTCACTCAAGTGTTCATGCAGCCTTAAAGCCATGATCATGTGCAAAGGCTGTGGGGCGTTTTGTCATGACGACTGTATTGGCCCCTCCAAGCTTTGTGTGTTGTGCCTTGTGGTAAGATGA
- the ASXL1 gene encoding polycomb group protein ASXL1 isoform X1: MMHFPFLPSFSGTSPLACLNAMLHSNSRSCEGLFYKLPGRISLFTLKKDAVPWSRNLSAPEGEELDDAADAESSGSNEASTVSGDNDISLDETSSSASCSTEPQSKNVPPVRESHRAASQASKQKKKTGVMLPRVVLTPLKVNGAHMETSSGFTGRQVGGESSSSSSSSSSALSGNTAIRSRTEIGRDPPQLIRGFRKPTSGQMKRNRGDDVDFETPGSILVNTNLRALINSRTFNVLPLHFQQQLLLLLPEVDRQAGTDGLMRLSGSALNNEFFTHAAQSWRERLADGEFTHEMQVRIRQEMEKEKKTEQWKEKFFEDYYGQKLGLTCEEPQQEKAVPVNRETRAASASQEEPPRVQRGPVTRQRDRHLKKCALRCRTRASLSKLCEAEHVEAAKEPPSPEPKSPSQRDAKPEVDLCERSRVSPKPEIPPEATRIQSKVEDVVSAATALGRIPSLPQEPQDQESKEQKRKCFEQAASASFPEKKPRLEDRQSFRNTIESVHSEKPQPTKEEPKVPPIRIQLSRIKPPWVVKGQPAYQICPRIIPNTEPSSQDRNGDSASADFKACAVQGRIQREAASPATAIGGGGGPGGGGRNTDEGGGGGGSGGCRIRQSSHRPKYWRSKRTRGKCRSDLQRAQLLSFSHLEEETGFELAKANSCVQKASSPQAEGDVAFGQASSLTSLRSEGATQLAEASGSSCFGGAVAEPSLGHIATETPVGSSGQLPSDISSEQPPGAASQEGCGRKEGSEFSPSSKQSRSPVALFKGASRTEGHEHSHCSPPNCASILKETTSGTSSRTIGLESKLERGLDMTSGPNIEEHIPNPENSSIVGTEELSSQFHMAPSQLAPQRHKRETPSGLHNSSKDEASLSKPLLLSEDLKASHSSCLPPWEVLLRTGVETGGQQAKAKPSTSSSSDEETRSILSETTETASDLEAELTDESAELGQDYSKATEKGADPDRGHQEEYNRIKSESLVRTDTSLCREGLPSEAGATNTCQPQASRLQEACESSLHVDAEGQERPLVVETPKPLSIEASNPLVVQLLKGRLPLKTVLPGAHSSPNIVAAASSLNKVCSFPMERQCKSSLSQKPSRDEGLDTSGKVGNGYCAPRFPRDFPKRQCTSGPTPLPMERVEKGPEKSSGSPDQAVGTSQEPDKLGLGGATFSSCTYKNRKDSSAAVSAESVAPGNPEEKLKATGTTSLGPDQPRGGALGKKVFGSGFPCSAASRAQHPRILEPSPILGMLSHSKPLPPPKSATLGHGVQVTREDWPPKQRAHVGGGGGRGVENKKVLPCSGPAKRNVEKRKEAPPSPVELLEHLQSSPLVGNLPFFKWPRELGKGLAQPLEPSSIPSQLNIKQAFYGKLSKLQLNSAGFNYASNVPGFPKSLAGSMMQLSHKANFAASRGMSLSAQMFADSGSMEEISLKCSCSLKAMIMCKGCGAFCHDDCIGPSKLCVLCLVVR, encoded by the exons ATGAtgcattttcccttccttccttccttcagtggCACATCCCCACTGGCCTGCCTGAATGCCATGCTCCACTCCAATTCAAGGAGCTGTGAGGGGCTTTTCTACAAACTCCCTGGGCGCATCAGCCTTTTCACCCTCAAG AAAGATGCTGTGCCATGGTCCCGGAACCTGTCTGCCCCGGAAGGAGAAGAGCTGGATGATGCTGCTGATGCTGAAAGCAGTGGCTCCAACGAAGCAAGCACTGTGAGCGGCGATAATGACA taTCTCTAGATGAAACCTCATCAAGCGCCTCTTGTTCCACTGAGCCTCAGAGCAAGAATGTACCTCCTGTCCGGGAGAGCCATAGAGCAGCTTCACAG GCAAGCAAACAGAAGAAAAAGACAGGAGTGATGCTTCCTCGGGTAGTTTTGACTCCTCTGAAAGTAAATGGTGCTCATATGGAAACTTCTTCAG GGTTCACAGGGAGACAAGTTGGtggtgaaagcagcagcagcagcagcagcagctcctctgccCTGAGTGGCAACACTGCTATACGCAGCAGGACAGAAATCGGCAGGGACCCTCCACAGCTGATCCGAGGATTCCGGAAACCCACAAGTG GACAAATGAAGAGGAACCGAGGCGATGATGTAGACTTTGAGACGCCTGGCTCCATTCTCGTCAACACAAACCTGCGAGCGCTGATAAATTCCAGGACCTTCAATGTTTTGCCCCTGCACTTCCAGCAgcagctccttctccttctccctgaaGTGGACAGGCAG GCTGGGACGGATGGGCTGATGCGGCTTAGTGGGAGCGCTCTGAATAATGAGTTCTTCACCCACGCTGCCcagagctggagagagaggcTGGCTGATG gggagttTACTCATGAAATGCAGGTTCGTATAAGACAAGAaatggagaaggaaaagaaaacagaacagtGGAAGGAGAAGTTTTTTGAGGACTACTATGGGCAAAA GCTGGGCTTGACTTGTGAGGAGCCTCAGCAAGAAAAAGCAGTTCCAGTCAACAGAGAGACCAGGGCTGCCTCAGCCTCCCAAGAGGAACCTCCAAGGGTGCAGCGTGGCCCTGTCACCCGGCAGCGAGACAGACACTTGAAGAAGTGTGCCCTCCGGTGCAGAACCCGGGCGAGCCTGAGCAAACTGTGCGAGGCAGAGCATGTGGAGGCTGCCAAAGAGCCACCGTCCCCAGAGCCGAAGTCCCCCAGTCAGAGGGACGCGAAGCCAGAAGTGGACTTGTGTGAAAGGAGCCGGGTGTCTCCAAAACCGGAGATTCCGCCTGAGGCAACCAGGATCCAGAGCAAGGTGGAAGATGTGGTGTCGGCAGCCACGGCGTTGGGGAGAATCCCCAGCCTGCCCCAGGAGCCACAAGACCAGGAGTCCAAGGAGCAGAAGAGAAAGTGCTTTGAGCAGGCTGCCTCTGCCTCCTTCCCCGAGAAGAAGCCCCGGCTTGAAGATCGTCAGTCCTTTCGTAACACAATTGAAAGTGTTCACTCAGAAAAGCCACAGCCCACCAAAGAGGAACCCAAAGTCCCACCCATCCGG ATTCAACTTTCCCGCATCAAACCCCCCTGGGTGGTTAAAGGTCAGCCAGCCTACCAGATATGTCCTAGGATTATCCCCAATACAGAACCCTCCAGCCAAGACAGAAACGGGGACTCAGCCTCTGCTGACTTTAAGGCCTGTGCTGTGCAAGGCAGGATCCAGCGAGAGGCTGCTTCTCCTGCCACCGCcattggaggtgggggtgggccgGGAGGAGGTGGAAGGAACACGGATgaaggcggtggtggtggtggcagcggcggctgcaGGATCCGGCAGTCCAGTCACCGCCCCAAATACTGGAGATCGAAGAGAACTCGTGGGAAGTGCAGGTCAGATTTACAGCGAGCACAGCTACTGTCGTTTTCACACCTAGAAGAGGAGACCGGCTTTGAGCTGGCCAAAGCGAACTCTTGCGTGCAAAAGGCCTCTTCCCCACAGGCTGAGGGAGATGTTGCGTTTGGGCAGGCCTCCAGCCTGACTTCACTTCGGTCTGAAGGTGCTACCCAGCTTGCAGAAGCTTCCGGGAGCAGCTGCTTTGGAGGCGCTGTGGCCGAGCCGTCTCTTGGTCACATAGCCACGGAGACGCCAGTGGGcagctctgggcagctcccaagtgATATAAGTAGTGAACAGCCTCCAGGTGCTGCTTCCCAAGAGGGATgtggtaggaaggaaggaagtgaatTTTCTCCAAGCAGCAAACAAAGCCGTTCTCCAGTGGCTCTCTTCAAAGGTGCAAGTAGAACAGAAGGGCATGAGCACAGCCACTGTTCCCCTCCAAATTGTGCCTCTATTCTGAAAGAAACCACCTCTGGCACTTCTAGCCGTACCATTGGTCTGGAGAGCAAACTGGAAAGGGGGCTAGATATGACATCTGGCCCAAACATAGAGGAGCATATCCCTAATCCAGAGAACTCCAGCATTGTCGGGACAGAGGAACTCTCCTCACAGTTCCACATGGCCCCAAGCCAGCTGGCCCCACAGCGGCACAAAAGAGAAACGCCAAGCGGGCTACACAACTCCAGCAAGGATGAAGCTTCTCTGTCGAAGCCATTGCTGCTGTCTGAAGACTTAAAGGCTTCCCACAGCAGTTGCCTTCCCCCGTGGGAGGTGTTGCTGAGGACAGGAGTGGAGACAGGCGGACAGCAGGCGAAGGCCAAGCCAAGCACCAGCTCCTCCAGTGACGAGGAAACCAGGAGCATTCTGAGTGAGACAACGGAGACGGCATCTGACTTGGAAGCTGAGCTGACGGACGAGAGTGCAGAGTTGGGGCAGGACTACAGCAAAGCTACCGAGAAAGGGGCTGATCCTGACAGGGGCCACCAGGAGGAATAtaacaggatcaaatcagaaagtttGGTTAGAACTGACACTTCCTTGTGCAGGGAGGGCTTGCCGTCAGAAGCAGGGGCCACCAACACCTGTCAGCCGCAGGCATCTCGTCTGCAGGAAGCTTGTGAATCTTCCCTCCATGTTGATGCAGAAGGCCAGGAAAGACCTCTGGTGGTGGAGACCCCCAAGCCTCTGTCTATAGAAGCAAGCAACCCTCTGGTGGTTCAGTTGCTCAAGGGGCGACTGCCTCTCAAAACAGTTCTTCCAGGGGCTCATAGCAGCCCTAACATAGTAGCTGCAGCCTCCTCTCTGAACAAAGTTTGCTCTTTCCCAATGGAGAGGCAGTGCAAGAGTTCCCTTTCCCAAAAGCCCTCTAGGGATGAGGGGTTGGACACAAGTGGCAAAGTCGGCAATGGATACTGTGCACCGAGGTTTCCGAGGGACTTCCCCAAGAGGCAGTGCACTTCTGGCCCAACACCTTTGCCTATGGAGAGGGTAGAGAAGGGACCAGAGAAAAGCTCAGGCTCTCCAGATCAAGCAGTGGGTACTTCCCAGGAACCTGATAAGCTGGGCCTGGGAGGAGCAACATTCTCTTCCTGCACTTACAAAAATCGAAAAGATTCCTCTGCTGCTGTCTCTGCAGAATCTGTTGCCCCTGGGAACCCAGAAGAGAAGCTGAAAGCAACCGGCACAACCTCTCTGGGTCCAGATCAACCAAGAGGAGGAGCTCTTGGGAAGAAGGTCTTTGGCTCTGGCTTCCCCTGCAGTGCAGCCTCCAGAGCCCAGCACCCCAGAATCCTGGAACCCTCCCCCATCCTGGGCATGCTTTCACACAGTAAGCCACTGCCGCCCCCCAAGAGTGCCACGCTTGGACATGGCGTGCAAGTCACAAGGGAAGACTGGCCTCCGAAGCAGCGTGCGCATGttggaggaggtggtggcagaGGAGTGGAGAACAAGAAGGTCCTGCCATGCTCTGGCCCAGCCAAGAGGAACgtggagaagaggaaggaggcccCTCCAAGTCCTGTGGAGCTGCTGGAGCACCTGCAAAGTAGCCCTCTTGTTGGGAACTTGCCCTTTTTCAAGTGGCCAAGGGAACTGGGGAAGGGACTTGCCCAACCCCTGGAGCCTTCCTCCATCCCTTCCCAGCTCAACATCAAGCAGGCATTTTACGGGAAGCTTTCAAAGCTGCAGCTGAATTCTGCTGGCTTTAATTACGCCTCCAACGTGCCAGGCTTCCCCAAGAGCCTTGCAGGAAGTATGATGCAGCTAAGCCACAAAGCGAACTTTGCCGCGTCCCGTGGCATGTCCCTCTCTGCACAGATGTTTGCCGATAGCGGCAGCATGGAAGAGATTTCACTCAAGTGTTCATGCAGCCTTAAAGCCATGATCATGTGCAAAGGCTGTGGGGCGTTTTGTCATGACGACTGTATTGGCCCCTCCAAGCTTTGTGTGTTGTGCCTTGTGGTAAGATGA